The Virgibacillus siamensis sequence ACAAGTTTTTCTTGGATTTTAAGGAAATCATTATAAAAATTTGGCTAATATAGTGATATAATAGTATTTCATCATAATAGGATAGTATAACTAATTCTTTTTTCCTTTATGTTAGAGAAATACATACTTCATGCTTCGGTATTGCCATTAATTCCTGACGATAAATCAGGTTTTCTAATGATTATCATTGATGGATTGTATAAGGAATATAAGGATAAACAACCCAATTCGGAGGACCAACGATGTCATTTAAATTTCCCTTTTTTAAAAATAAACAAAACATAAAAGACGACCATTTCGCTTCGGATAATATCCCGAATCATGTTGCTATAATCATGGACGGAAACGGCCGTTGGGCGAAAAAACGAGGTCTCCCGCGGATTGCCGGACATAAGGAAGGTATGGATGTAGTTAAAAAGATTGTAAGAGCTGCCAGTAAATGCAATGTTAAAATACTTACGCTTTATGCTTTTTCCACAGAAAATTGGAAGCGTCCAAAGTCTGAGGTGGAGTACCTGATGAAGCTTCCAAAAGAATTTTTACATATTTATCTGCCTGAAATGATGGAGAATAATGTAAGAATCGAAACAATTGGAGATTTCGATGCACTTCCCGATCATACTAGAAAAGCAGTCCAGTATGCGAAAGATCAGACGAAAGGTAATGATGGATTATTATTAAATTTTGCTTTAAACTATGGTAGTAGGTTTGAAATTATGCGGGCCGTAAAACAGCTAATGGCTGATATTGATTCCTCTGAACTATCGATGGATACCGTAGATGAAAATACATTTTCGGAATACTTGTATACGAAAGGATTATCCGATCCTGATTTATTAATCCGAACAAGCGGTGAACAGCGGTTGAGTAACTTTTTGTTGTGGCAGGTTGCCTATTCGGAGTTCTGGTTCACAGATGTGTTATGGCCGGATTTCTCAGAGGAAATTTTCAAAACAGCCCTCCAGGACTATCAGCAGAGAAAGCGACGCTACGGAGGTATTTAAGGTGTTGGAAATGATATGAAACAACGCACTATAACAGCAATCTTAGCATTCATCATTTTCATTCCATTTGTCATATTTGGCGGAATGTATTTTAAGTTGTTTGTTTACTTTCTTGCAACTGTTGGACTCATTGAATTAATGAGAATGCGCGATATCAGTAAATATTCAGTACCATCATTTCTTGCCGTCATTCTGCTTTGGTTAGTCCTTTTGCCGGAAGAAACTGCAACGGATATTGTTCCGGTGGTTTGGTTTACAAAATCCGAAATCATTATGCTGTTTGTACTGATTCTGCTGTCATATACAGTACTTGTTAAGAATAAATTTACTTTTGACGATGCAGGCTTTATATTGCTTGCGACTATTTATATTGGTATGGGTTTTTATTATTTGCTGGCAACACGTAATGGCGTTGAAATTCAAGGTCTTATCAATATTTTTTATGTTCTTATTATTATCTGGGTAACAGATACTGGTGCCTATTTTGCTGGACGGGCATTCGGAAAGAAGAAGCTGTGGCCGATGATCAGCCCGAACAAAACGATTGAAGGGGCAATCGGCGGTGTTGTGGCAGCCTGCATTACCGGGGTGGTTTTTCAACTGATTGTACCACTTTCCTCTATGATCGGTGTCATCATAGTTACGATACTTGTTTCTATTTTTGGACAAATCGGCGATCTGGTGGAATCCGCATTTAAGCGTCACTATGGTGTGAAGGATTCCGGCGATTTACTTCCGGGCCATGGTGGAATTCTGGATCGGCTCGATAGTTTATTGTTTGTGCTGCCGATATTACACTTTATCAATTTCTTTTAAGTTGATGGAAA is a genomic window containing:
- a CDS encoding phosphatidate cytidylyltransferase, which produces MKQRTITAILAFIIFIPFVIFGGMYFKLFVYFLATVGLIELMRMRDISKYSVPSFLAVILLWLVLLPEETATDIVPVVWFTKSEIIMLFVLILLSYTVLVKNKFTFDDAGFILLATIYIGMGFYYLLATRNGVEIQGLINIFYVLIIIWVTDTGAYFAGRAFGKKKLWPMISPNKTIEGAIGGVVAACITGVVFQLIVPLSSMIGVIIVTILVSIFGQIGDLVESAFKRHYGVKDSGDLLPGHGGILDRLDSLLFVLPILHFINFF
- a CDS encoding isoprenyl transferase encodes the protein MSFKFPFFKNKQNIKDDHFASDNIPNHVAIIMDGNGRWAKKRGLPRIAGHKEGMDVVKKIVRAASKCNVKILTLYAFSTENWKRPKSEVEYLMKLPKEFLHIYLPEMMENNVRIETIGDFDALPDHTRKAVQYAKDQTKGNDGLLLNFALNYGSRFEIMRAVKQLMADIDSSELSMDTVDENTFSEYLYTKGLSDPDLLIRTSGEQRLSNFLLWQVAYSEFWFTDVLWPDFSEEIFKTALQDYQQRKRRYGGI